From Anabaena cylindrica PCC 7122, one genomic window encodes:
- a CDS encoding DUF4351 domain-containing protein, translating into MTKNEITANYDESWKEALNEYFDSFLSFFFPVAYEAIDWTKPPESLDKELQQITASSETEKRIVDKLYKVWLLDKTQAWILIHIEVQSNYDVDFQERMYTYNYRAFDLYHKFVVGLAILGDTSSTWRPNSYHQAMLDCELSLKFPIAKLLDYESRWTELESNPNPFAIIVMAHLKTKATTGNLSEREQWKWVLIRGLYERGLTREQIVKLFKIIDKMMTLPKELQRGLVTKIKHLEEEKQMPFISPTEELAMERGEQQLIIRQLNRRIGGIESSFIETIRTLTIEQLELLGEALLDFSSVTDLEEWLQNKPES; encoded by the coding sequence ATGACCAAAAATGAAATCACTGCCAATTATGACGAATCCTGGAAAGAAGCATTAAACGAATATTTTGATAGTTTCTTATCCTTTTTCTTTCCTGTGGCTTACGAAGCAATTGATTGGACAAAACCACCGGAATCACTAGACAAAGAACTGCAACAAATTACAGCTTCATCAGAAACTGAAAAACGGATTGTAGATAAACTGTACAAAGTTTGGTTATTGGATAAAACACAAGCATGGATTCTAATTCATATTGAAGTCCAAAGTAATTATGATGTTGACTTCCAAGAAAGGATGTACACTTATAATTACCGAGCTTTTGACCTGTATCATAAATTTGTGGTGGGTCTGGCGATTTTAGGAGACACAAGTTCCACTTGGCGACCTAACAGTTATCATCAAGCTATGTTAGATTGCGAATTAAGTTTGAAGTTCCCCATTGCTAAACTCCTAGACTATGAATCACGGTGGACTGAATTAGAATCTAATCCTAATCCTTTTGCTATCATAGTAATGGCGCATTTAAAAACCAAAGCCACCACGGGGAATTTATCAGAACGTGAGCAATGGAAATGGGTATTAATTAGAGGACTTTATGAACGAGGCTTAACAAGAGAACAAATTGTTAAACTTTTTAAAATCATTGATAAAATGATGACATTACCCAAAGAATTGCAACGAGGATTAGTAACTAAAATCAAACATTTAGAGGAGGAAAAGCAAATGCCTTTCATTAGTCCAACAGAAGAATTAGCAATGGAACGCGGTGAACAACAACTAATTATCCGGCAACTAAATCGGCGAATTGGTGGAATTGAATCATCATTCATTGAGACAATTCGGACATTAACAATTGAGCAATTAGAATTACTCGGTGAAGCACTCTTAGATTTCTCCTCTGTTACTGATTTAGAAGAATGGTTACAAAATAAACCAGAGTCTTAG
- a CDS encoding type IV secretory system conjugative DNA transfer family protein, producing the protein MNLYQKNLPNSHITANSTLIEVSTYQPTLANIDFGKFFQQYNNPQGWTMMAGLLVVLILLQISGTGKGKITTGTVCGVSEKLAATNLAFKQIQEHKHNKVTLWSGTPRYWAKGKWRGLMANLQTMLGAAPTVWFPHAERGTLVIGAPGSGKTYSTIDRMLESAMQQGFPILLYDKKGDQMRLHAPLAARYGYKVRVFAPGEAFSGVINPLDFMRDARDGVMAGEIGQVINRNAASGGKSDEFFAKAGDLLAKALLQLVKGSPYPDMAMLYAVLRLPKLVQRLDHAVQSKRLDEWVATSFIQFLSAKDAEKTVSGILTTAAGTFSSFIQADLLRAFIGKSDIPTQLSGREMVVFKLDDERRSVVGPLLAAAMHLMIVGNLSRPRKDPLIISLDELPSIKLDRLPQWINEYRSNGACFILGIQSLEQLYDIYGDKMGSAIASACSTHVLFNPGNYKTAEDYSKRYGEKEVLIKNRTTGRTLGGQMSRSISWSENLQKMPVISADEILKFPQGKCVITSPGYSSGGQASIPYPLIIPVSKTDEKRAKESEALWDTQVRLALESQVTIPDLKMLTQALYDRIEEAGRMLPLPDEDVATVQESSNHQEPDVLENFTTRVYQTPGLQ; encoded by the coding sequence ATGAACCTTTACCAGAAAAATCTACCAAACAGCCATATCACTGCTAACTCGACATTAATTGAAGTCTCAACTTACCAACCAACACTAGCCAATATTGACTTCGGTAAATTCTTTCAACAGTACAACAACCCCCAAGGTTGGACAATGATGGCTGGACTGTTGGTAGTTTTAATACTACTGCAAATCAGTGGTACGGGTAAAGGCAAAATCACCACTGGTACAGTCTGCGGTGTCAGCGAAAAACTAGCAGCCACTAACCTCGCATTTAAGCAAATCCAAGAACACAAACATAATAAAGTTACCCTGTGGTCTGGTACACCACGTTACTGGGCAAAAGGTAAGTGGCGGGGGTTAATGGCTAACCTGCAAACCATGCTGGGTGCAGCACCTACAGTTTGGTTTCCTCATGCTGAACGGGGAACACTGGTAATAGGTGCGCCTGGTTCTGGGAAAACTTACTCAACCATTGACCGGATGCTAGAAAGTGCCATGCAGCAAGGGTTTCCAATTTTACTCTACGACAAGAAGGGCGACCAAATGCGACTCCACGCCCCCCTAGCAGCACGTTATGGCTACAAAGTGCGAGTATTTGCCCCTGGTGAAGCTTTTAGCGGTGTGATCAATCCCTTGGATTTTATGCGTGATGCACGGGATGGGGTAATGGCTGGGGAAATTGGTCAAGTCATTAACCGCAATGCTGCCAGTGGCGGTAAAAGTGACGAGTTCTTTGCTAAAGCTGGGGATTTGTTAGCAAAAGCATTATTACAGTTAGTCAAGGGTTCACCCTACCCAGATATGGCCATGCTGTATGCGGTGTTGCGGTTGCCAAAATTGGTGCAACGCCTTGATCATGCAGTGCAGTCTAAACGCTTAGATGAATGGGTCGCCACTTCATTTATTCAATTTTTGAGTGCTAAGGACGCAGAAAAGACCGTTTCCGGGATTTTAACGACAGCGGCAGGGACTTTCTCATCTTTTATTCAAGCTGATTTGCTACGGGCATTCATCGGTAAATCGGATATTCCTACCCAGCTATCAGGTAGAGAAATGGTGGTGTTCAAGCTGGATGATGAACGCCGCAGTGTGGTTGGTCCCCTGTTAGCAGCTGCGATGCACTTAATGATTGTCGGTAATTTAAGCCGTCCTCGTAAAGACCCGTTGATTATTTCTTTGGATGAATTACCATCAATTAAACTGGATAGGCTACCACAGTGGATTAATGAATACCGTTCCAATGGTGCTTGTTTTATCTTGGGTATTCAAAGTTTAGAGCAGCTTTACGATATTTATGGGGATAAAATGGGAAGTGCGATCGCATCAGCTTGTAGTACCCATGTTTTGTTCAATCCTGGTAATTACAAAACGGCTGAGGATTACTCAAAGCGTTACGGCGAAAAGGAAGTGCTGATTAAAAATCGGACTACTGGGCGAACTCTTGGTGGACAAATGAGCCGTTCCATTAGCTGGAGTGAGAATTTACAAAAAATGCCTGTTATCAGTGCTGATGAAATTCTCAAGTTTCCCCAAGGTAAATGTGTAATTACCAGTCCTGGTTACAGTTCCGGCGGACAAGCTTCTATTCCCTATCCTTTAATTATTCCTGTGTCGAAAACAGATGAAAAACGAGCTAAAGAAAGTGAAGCACTTTGGGACACACAAGTTAGATTGGCTTTAGAAAGTCAGGTAACAATTCCTGATCTTAAAATGTTGACACAGGCATTGTATGACCGCATTGAAGAAGCAGGACGGATGTTGCCATTACCAGATGAAGATGTGGCGACAGTACAGGAATCTAGTAATCATCAAGAACCTGATGTTTTGGAGAATTTTACAACACGAGTTTATCAAACTCCAGGGTTACAATGA
- a CDS encoding XisI protein produces the protein MKKPDKYRQIIQELLTAHATPNEPNIECQLIFDSEHDHYQLLDVGWQDLNRIYSCYIHLDIKDNKIWIQHNMTEADIGQELVERGVPASDIVLGLHPPYKRPYTKYGVA, from the coding sequence ATGAAAAAACCAGATAAATATCGTCAAATCATCCAAGAATTATTAACAGCCCATGCTACCCCAAATGAGCCAAATATTGAATGTCAACTCATTTTTGATTCAGAACATGACCACTATCAACTTCTAGATGTTGGTTGGCAGGACTTAAATCGCATTTATTCCTGTTACATTCATTTAGATATTAAAGATAACAAAATCTGGATTCAGCACAATATGACGGAAGCTGATATTGGTCAAGAGTTGGTGGAAAGAGGAGTTCCAGCTTCAGATATTGTTTTAGGCTTGCATCCCCCTTACAAACGTCCTTATACCAAATATGGAGTTGCTTAG
- a CDS encoding type II toxin-antitoxin system RelE/ParE family toxin — protein sequence MAIILKKPLAEADLLDTWDFIANESLEKADSFLQKIENKLKILAENPSMGRKRDELLPGLRSFPVGSYLIFYYPLNQGIEVIRVFHGARDIPSFFEDSLENE from the coding sequence ATGGCAATTATTCTGAAGAAACCCCTTGCCGAAGCTGATTTGTTAGATACTTGGGATTTCATAGCTAATGAAAGCCTTGAAAAAGCAGATAGTTTCCTACAAAAGATAGAAAATAAACTCAAAATTCTGGCAGAAAATCCTAGTATGGGCAGAAAACGTGATGAATTACTGCCAGGTTTACGGAGTTTTCCTGTAGGGAGTTATCTGATTTTTTACTACCCCCTCAACCAAGGAATTGAAGTTATCCGTGTATTTCACGGGGCAAGAGATATCCCCAGCTTTTTTGAGGATTCTTTAGAAAATGAATAA
- a CDS encoding type II toxin-antitoxin system ParD family antitoxin, with the protein MNVSLTTELEKWVHSKVESGMYTSASEVIREGLRLLKEQDALKGIRLAELRREIQQGIDSGESTPLNMSEIIAKAKQQRQEKQSQ; encoded by the coding sequence ATGAACGTTTCTCTAACCACCGAACTAGAAAAGTGGGTACATTCTAAAGTAGAAAGCGGTATGTATACTTCTGCCAGTGAAGTAATTCGGGAAGGACTGCGGCTACTCAAAGAACAAGATGCCCTGAAAGGAATACGTCTTGCTGAGTTACGACGAGAAATTCAACAAGGTATTGATAGTGGAGAATCTACACCCTTAAACATGAGTGAAATCATTGCCAAAGCAAAACAACAGCGGCAGGAGAAACAGTCTCAATAA
- a CDS encoding DEAD/DEAH box helicase gives MNTPNYSLLLQSLWTPPTTPIAENSHTNNHPPEPTEITEFLAEEILYQQTIPATESNLKTIPKDLPKQLIKALQSLGITQLYSHQIKALQAIRTGKSFILTSPTASGKTLSTYPGIIEGCINQEHRALAFYGLRALALDQFHKISQLLSTIPPKYRPVLAMITGDVKSAEREQILASEPHILGVTPELIHFQLKQVWKSPNWANFYQRLRYILIDEAHTLSGSYGANMAWLIRRIKLAVDHYGGDSQKLQFIFLSATCGNPKQLALKLSGLKPTKLNPKPLIWIRKSGAASPPRQVIVTQPSYNLTADTARIIQFLLNQNKSGIAFCNSRRSVREVTELLKSNQVTAFYSGITAERRAEVVNQLQSGIIKWIIATEALEAGIDLPELECCVLRGWPGSKMAYQQRSGRAGRSQPGLTVLLPNAFNPIDCYVAEHPEMLVSGEAEEVFFNDEYPIFAAKHLMCAAAETGIPTNKIKHYFGAAAFDVAKLLLAQGHLHKGRNGLWAKGYPHKDVNFRGGLSQTTIKLVDAISGEELEEISEDIAHREVHPQAIYKRQNAKGEMLTYQCIFLDLNSKRAILKQTTDKAIFTVATTVSQTSSLTVLTDPVNLPLLFSSDGIEEKKQEEQEQKIKGKVSHKTDIVVIGKSVKEEQRIKEKVSHPATLSEVEECQEYLTLELSFGEVKHITSGYSLMTQIYEQTCLNKRCLNYKEPLPQQPRCPLCRKLTRKAVIVKTLSEAKFEQPFRTQFSAPMVKVTINSSAREYIQQFAKETRTSLTRSQEPIPSGYQQLWEYSSPFIAMHSFGHQIMRALQLVARVDPKQVNFTVVKELGENSNYTGYFYDTSDGGNGAAEAVFKHLPKLAEVGRAIARDCNCHTGCAKCLIQHGCPDGNTALLKQMGLVLLDAIATSE, from the coding sequence ATGAACACCCCCAACTATAGCTTATTACTGCAAAGTTTGTGGACACCACCCACCACACCCATTGCCGAAAATTCTCACACAAATAATCATCCCCCAGAACCAACAGAAATCACCGAATTTCTAGCAGAAGAAATACTCTATCAACAAACAATTCCTGCCACCGAATCTAACCTAAAAACCATCCCCAAAGACCTACCAAAGCAATTAATAAAAGCATTGCAATCATTAGGAATCACCCAACTTTACTCCCATCAAATCAAAGCCTTACAAGCAATTAGAACAGGTAAAAGTTTCATCCTCACCTCCCCTACAGCCAGTGGTAAAACCCTCAGCACATACCCCGGCATTATCGAAGGTTGCATCAATCAAGAACACCGCGCCTTAGCATTTTATGGACTGCGAGCTTTAGCACTTGACCAATTCCATAAAATCTCACAATTACTTTCTACCATACCCCCAAAATATCGCCCAGTCTTAGCAATGATCACGGGAGATGTCAAATCAGCAGAAAGAGAACAAATCCTTGCCAGTGAACCCCATATATTAGGTGTCACTCCTGAATTAATTCATTTCCAACTCAAACAAGTTTGGAAATCACCAAATTGGGCAAACTTTTATCAACGATTACGCTACATCTTAATTGATGAAGCACACACCCTTTCCGGTAGCTATGGCGCAAATATGGCTTGGTTAATTCGCCGCATTAAACTAGCAGTAGATCATTACGGTGGTGACTCCCAAAAACTGCAATTTATCTTCCTCAGTGCTACTTGTGGAAATCCTAAACAATTAGCTTTGAAACTCTCTGGTTTAAAACCCACTAAACTCAATCCCAAACCCTTAATTTGGATTCGCAAAAGTGGCGCAGCTTCACCACCAAGACAAGTAATTGTCACGCAACCAAGTTACAATTTAACTGCTGATACTGCCCGAATAATTCAATTTTTACTCAATCAAAATAAATCAGGAATCGCTTTTTGTAACTCCCGGCGCAGTGTGCGAGAAGTCACAGAACTGTTAAAATCAAACCAAGTTACTGCATTTTACAGTGGCATTACTGCCGAGCGTCGAGCCGAAGTAGTTAATCAACTTCAATCTGGTATAATCAAGTGGATAATTGCCACAGAAGCCTTAGAAGCAGGAATTGATTTACCAGAATTAGAATGTTGTGTATTGCGTGGCTGGCCTGGTTCTAAAATGGCGTATCAGCAACGCAGTGGTCGAGCCGGACGTTCTCAACCAGGACTCACAGTGCTGCTTCCCAATGCTTTCAACCCTATTGATTGTTATGTAGCAGAACATCCAGAAATGCTAGTATCTGGAGAAGCTGAAGAAGTGTTTTTTAATGATGAATATCCCATCTTTGCAGCCAAACATTTGATGTGTGCAGCCGCAGAAACAGGCATTCCCACTAACAAAATTAAACACTATTTTGGTGCAGCCGCTTTTGATGTTGCCAAACTGTTATTAGCCCAAGGACATTTACACAAAGGTAGGAATGGTTTATGGGCTAAAGGTTATCCCCATAAAGATGTTAATTTTCGGGGTGGTTTATCGCAAACAACTATCAAATTAGTAGATGCAATTTCTGGGGAAGAATTAGAGGAAATATCTGAAGATATCGCTCATCGAGAAGTGCATCCCCAAGCCATTTATAAACGCCAAAATGCGAAGGGGGAAATGCTGACTTATCAATGTATTTTCTTAGACCTTAACAGTAAACGAGCGATTTTAAAACAAACAACAGATAAAGCAATTTTTACAGTTGCAACTACTGTATCACAAACGAGTAGTTTAACTGTGTTAACTGATCCAGTAAATTTACCATTGCTGTTTTCTTCAGATGGTATAGAAGAAAAGAAACAGGAGGAACAGGAACAGAAAATAAAGGGGAAAGTTTCGCACAAGACTGACATCGTAGTCATAGGAAAATCTGTGAAGGAGGAACAGAGAATAAAGGAGAAAGTTTCGCACCCTGCAACTTTGTCTGAAGTTGAAGAATGTCAAGAATACTTAACCCTAGAACTGAGTTTTGGTGAAGTTAAACACATTACCAGCGGTTACAGTTTAATGACGCAAATTTACGAGCAGACTTGTTTGAATAAACGCTGTCTCAACTATAAAGAACCCTTACCTCAACAACCGCGTTGTCCCCTATGTCGTAAACTTACCCGCAAAGCTGTAATTGTCAAAACCCTGTCAGAAGCCAAGTTTGAGCAACCTTTCCGCACCCAATTTTCCGCCCCTATGGTGAAAGTAACAATTAACTCAAGTGCGCGAGAATACATCCAACAGTTTGCTAAAGAAACTAGAACCAGTTTAACCCGCAGTCAAGAACCGATACCTTCTGGTTATCAACAGTTGTGGGAATATTCCAGTCCCTTCATTGCTATGCACAGCTTTGGACATCAAATTATGAGAGCATTACAGCTTGTAGCGAGAGTTGACCCCAAACAGGTGAATTTTACAGTAGTGAAGGAGTTGGGGGAAAATAGCAATTACACAGGTTATTTCTATGATACCAGTGATGGCGGCAATGGTGCGGCTGAAGCTGTGTTTAAACATCTGCCAAAACTGGCGGAGGTTGGCAGGGCGATCGCACGAGATTGTAATTGTCATACTGGCTGTGCTAAGTGCCTAATTCAACATGGCTGTCCTGATGGGAATACTGCTTTATTGAAGCAGATGGGGTTGGTGTTGTTGGATGCGATCGCTACATCTGAATAA
- a CDS encoding AAA domain-containing protein, producing MKARLLNGIYTLMPNPKSGGMAKIYKARDINNDNLVAVKIFENGQIEQEITDESFRREVSALKELKHPRIVQLIDSGLDEETGHNFLVLEWMESNLATSLKESPLAGWDEFWERVGLPLLEALAFSHNRECIHRDIKPNNILINTEGIIKLADFGISKVKRYLQPTVTLREFVSRPYSPPEEDDGSYTYTRDVFSFGVLILKCLTEVELITYDTIKQAIKQFDASPEIITIIERSVSLEPSERQHNAEVLLVEIQAIQEKRKKEYQVKQGSCYLKLPSRIDKIADELEADSNNEIEKIILQDLNSGCAMCRFEKRNPVDREDKYEENQYKIFGTDYSYHVKIDDRDQEKLVILNVMNLSSSILEENRNRYWHPPYNFKFGNSSNRLEDKTVISKLKLLIEEYESEIRQKQAEEEKQRLFRNWENILRAKTDWEKEHQPPLNYIEVTRQENRAIFTLASITDENLVEQPRLVIVNNRTLLSGNVEEVKEDKLTLYINSGDPERLPKSGELRFDTRAAEYALRQQKNALEAIKYDRAARSDIRSLLITPQEVKTPTTEENIKFIQSLNQSQKETVEAALGTQDFLVVEGPPGTGKTTFITEVILQTIRANPQARILLTSQTHVALDNALERIKKQNPALKMVRIGNHEKVADNIHDLLLEEQMEHWKSEVFRRSQGFLENWSKKHNLSPQEITMANLFQKLREALMELDRLKKEIEIFQQEQYEITQTEELKAYFENYNLNDLRSEIHKNLPDDINREWEFINDKIKGLENKTKEIRDQRKDTVKELHQVSQIDEEELLKMSLSELEGYENILIDLNQPEAKKLRTLMKVQQDWFDIFGRADSDRFNTAFLKQAQLVAGTCIGLARSIPEIEFDLCIIDEASKATATEVLVPIARSHRLILVGDTKQLPPFQDEASRNFDFLNKYNLDSEEIKETLFAYLIKTLPDSNRKILTIQHRMVAPIGNLISECFYQGQIESARDDLDNDLTQVIPKPVTWFTTSKLPDCREQAANGSYNNMAEVNVILKILEQINKMAITVNKKYGIAVLTGYSAQLKLFKRKLDSELSNWEALTIKYNTVDAFQGQEADIAIYSITRSNKKASLGFLRDTERMNVALSRGKVGLIIVGDHNFCRSLNYNPLHTVLNHIESHPESCSLFEVKS from the coding sequence ATGAAAGCTCGCCTACTCAATGGAATATACACCTTAATGCCTAATCCAAAATCAGGAGGTATGGCTAAAATTTATAAAGCAAGAGACATAAATAACGATAATCTAGTGGCGGTAAAAATATTTGAAAATGGACAAATCGAACAAGAAATTACAGATGAATCTTTTAGACGCGAAGTTTCTGCTCTTAAAGAGTTAAAACATCCCAGAATTGTTCAATTGATTGACTCAGGATTAGATGAAGAAACAGGGCATAATTTTCTTGTGCTTGAATGGATGGAAAGCAACTTAGCCACAAGCTTAAAAGAATCACCATTAGCAGGATGGGATGAATTTTGGGAAAGAGTTGGATTACCCTTATTAGAAGCCTTAGCTTTTTCTCATAATAGAGAATGTATTCATCGTGATATTAAGCCTAATAATATATTAATTAATACTGAAGGAATTATCAAACTGGCTGACTTTGGAATTTCTAAAGTAAAGCGCTATTTACAACCTACAGTTACTTTAAGAGAATTTGTTTCTCGTCCTTATAGTCCTCCAGAAGAAGATGATGGTTCTTATACCTATACTCGTGATGTTTTTAGCTTTGGTGTATTAATACTGAAATGTTTAACTGAAGTAGAACTGATTACTTATGATACTATCAAGCAAGCAATAAAACAGTTTGACGCATCACCTGAAATTATTACAATAATTGAGCGTTCTGTATCTTTGGAACCTTCCGAACGTCAACATAATGCTGAAGTCTTATTAGTAGAAATTCAAGCAATTCAAGAAAAAAGAAAAAAAGAATACCAAGTAAAACAAGGTAGTTGTTACTTAAAATTACCTTCAAGGATAGATAAGATTGCTGATGAATTAGAAGCAGATTCTAACAATGAGATTGAGAAAATTATTCTTCAAGATTTAAATAGTGGATGCGCGATGTGTCGTTTTGAAAAACGTAATCCAGTAGATAGGGAAGATAAATATGAAGAGAATCAATATAAAATATTTGGCACTGATTACAGCTATCATGTCAAAATCGATGATCGAGATCAAGAGAAATTAGTTATTCTCAATGTAATGAATCTTTCTAGTTCTATACTTGAAGAAAATCGTAACCGTTATTGGCATCCACCCTATAATTTTAAATTTGGTAATTCTTCAAATAGACTTGAAGATAAAACGGTTATTAGCAAACTTAAATTATTGATTGAAGAATATGAATCAGAAATTAGACAAAAACAGGCTGAAGAAGAAAAACAAAGATTATTTAGAAATTGGGAAAATATCCTTAGAGCAAAAACAGACTGGGAAAAAGAACATCAACCACCACTTAACTATATCGAAGTCACCCGCCAAGAAAATCGAGCTATTTTTACTTTAGCTTCAATTACTGATGAAAATCTTGTTGAACAACCACGCCTTGTTATTGTCAATAACCGTACTTTATTAAGTGGAAATGTAGAAGAAGTAAAAGAAGATAAATTAACTCTTTATATTAATTCTGGCGATCCAGAAAGATTACCTAAATCTGGGGAGTTACGTTTTGACACTCGTGCTGCTGAATATGCTTTAAGGCAACAGAAAAATGCTTTAGAGGCAATTAAGTATGATCGTGCTGCTCGTTCAGATATTCGTTCTTTATTAATTACACCTCAAGAAGTTAAAACACCTACTACCGAAGAGAATATTAAGTTTATTCAAAGTCTTAACCAGTCTCAAAAAGAGACAGTTGAAGCAGCACTTGGAACACAAGATTTTTTAGTCGTAGAAGGACCTCCTGGCACTGGGAAAACGACATTTATTACTGAAGTTATTTTACAAACTATCCGAGCTAATCCTCAAGCAAGAATTTTACTCACTTCACAAACTCATGTTGCCTTAGATAATGCTTTAGAAAGAATTAAAAAGCAAAATCCGGCTTTAAAAATGGTACGTATTGGCAACCATGAAAAAGTTGCAGATAATATTCATGATCTTCTACTAGAAGAACAAATGGAGCATTGGAAAAGTGAAGTTTTTAGGAGAAGTCAAGGTTTTCTAGAGAATTGGTCTAAAAAACACAATTTATCACCACAAGAGATAACAATGGCTAATCTTTTTCAAAAATTAAGAGAAGCACTGATGGAATTAGATAGGTTAAAAAAAGAAATTGAAATTTTTCAGCAAGAACAATATGAAATAACTCAAACGGAGGAATTAAAAGCCTATTTTGAAAACTATAACCTTAATGATTTAAGATCTGAAATACACAAAAATTTACCTGATGATATAAATCGTGAATGGGAATTCATTAATGATAAAATCAAGGGGTTAGAAAACAAAACTAAAGAAATTCGTGATCAAAGAAAAGATACAGTAAAAGAATTACATCAAGTTAGTCAAATTGATGAAGAAGAATTACTTAAAATGTCTCTATCCGAACTAGAGGGATATGAAAACATTTTAATAGATCTAAATCAACCTGAAGCTAAAAAACTCAGAACATTAATGAAAGTTCAGCAAGATTGGTTTGATATATTTGGACGTGCTGATAGTGATAGATTTAATACAGCTTTTTTAAAACAAGCACAACTGGTTGCAGGAACTTGTATTGGACTTGCAAGAAGCATTCCAGAAATAGAATTTGATTTATGTATTATTGATGAAGCATCTAAAGCAACAGCTACAGAAGTTCTTGTTCCTATTGCGCGTTCACATCGTTTGATTTTAGTCGGTGATACTAAACAGCTTCCTCCCTTTCAAGATGAAGCAAGTCGTAACTTTGATTTCCTCAATAAATATAATTTAGACTCAGAGGAAATTAAGGAGACATTATTTGCTTATTTAATCAAAACTTTACCCGATAGTAATCGCAAAATTTTAACTATTCAACATCGGATGGTTGCACCTATTGGTAATTTAATTAGCGAATGTTTTTATCAAGGTCAGATTGAAAGTGCTAGAGATGATTTAGACAATGATTTGACTCAGGTAATACCTAAACCTGTCACTTGGTTTACTACTAGTAAACTACCTGATTGCAGAGAACAAGCAGCAAATGGAAGCTATAACAATATGGCTGAAGTAAACGTAATTCTTAAAATTCTAGAACAAATAAATAAAATGGCAATTACAGTTAATAAAAAATATGGTATAGCTGTTTTAACTGGATACTCAGCACAACTAAAGCTATTTAAGAGAAAGCTAGATTCTGAGTTAAGTAATTGGGAAGCATTAACAATCAAATATAATACTGTTGACGCATTTCAAGGACAGGAAGCTGATATTGCTATTTACTCAATCACTCGTTCTAATAAAAAAGCATCTTTGGGATTTTTAAGAGATACAGAAAGAATGAATGTAGCATTATCAAGAGGAAAAGTTGGCTTGATAATTGTAGGAGATCATAACTTTTGTCGTTCTCTTAATTATAATCCTTTACATACTGTCCTTAACCATATTGAATCTCACCCAGAATCTTGTTCTTTATTCGAGGTAAAATCATGA